One region of Mycolicibacterium rhodesiae NBB3 genomic DNA includes:
- the folE gene encoding GTP cyclohydrolase I: MHSSAALQLVHESPHRDPAAAEVAAAAFLRALGISLDSDSLADTPARMARGYAELFTPPPFDLTTFPNDEGYDELVISRNLPLRSVCEHHMLSFVGIAHIGYLPGERIIGLSKLARVAEHFACRPQRQERLTKQIADWLAEQLAHRGVGVVIEAEHSCTTLRGVHAAGSATITSALLGVLREDPRSRQEFFALTGTNA, from the coding sequence ATGCATTCCAGCGCGGCATTGCAACTAGTGCACGAGTCACCACATCGGGATCCGGCCGCCGCGGAAGTCGCCGCCGCCGCATTCCTTCGTGCCCTGGGGATTTCACTGGATTCGGACAGTCTTGCCGACACACCCGCGCGGATGGCGCGCGGCTACGCTGAGCTATTCACGCCGCCGCCCTTTGATCTGACCACCTTCCCCAACGACGAGGGCTACGACGAACTCGTCATTTCCCGCAACCTGCCGCTGCGATCGGTGTGCGAACATCACATGTTGTCCTTCGTCGGGATCGCCCACATCGGGTATCTGCCCGGCGAGCGCATCATCGGACTATCCAAGCTGGCCCGCGTCGCCGAGCACTTCGCCTGCCGGCCCCAACGCCAGGAACGGCTCACCAAACAAATCGCCGATTGGCTGGCCGAACAGCTGGCGCACCGCGGGGTTGGCGTGGTCATCGAGGCCGAGCACAGCTGCACGACCCTGCGCGGCGTGCACGCCGCCGGGTCGGCCACCATCACCTCCGCACTGCTGGGTGTCCTGCGCGAAGACCCCCGTTCACGTCAGGAGTTCTTCGCACTCACCGGCACGAACGCATGA
- a CDS encoding helix-turn-helix transcriptional regulator, with product MSLNRIGDLASLTGLSHLDDPLRRQLYEFVTECDGPVSREQAAAAASIGRTLAAYHLDKLAAAGLLTISYQRPAGRSGPGAGRPAKLYTRATQEMSVSVPPRDYELLAKLLVASVEQDASGAVRAAVNEAAAEAGRRAGGGAGGNVVGALRNCGYLPRAGDDGRITLRNCPFHLVAQDHREVVCGLNLRLVEGVIAGCGDPRAHAELEPHPDRCCVVVHKVTPPHAQLSPPQTSSPSETRSS from the coding sequence ATGTCCCTCAACCGCATCGGCGACCTGGCCTCCCTGACCGGCCTGAGCCACCTGGATGACCCGTTGCGGCGGCAGTTGTATGAGTTCGTGACCGAGTGCGACGGGCCGGTTTCGCGTGAGCAGGCCGCCGCCGCCGCGTCGATCGGACGCACCCTGGCGGCCTACCACCTGGATAAGTTGGCCGCCGCCGGCCTGTTGACGATCAGCTACCAACGCCCGGCGGGGCGCAGCGGACCCGGGGCTGGGCGTCCGGCGAAGCTCTACACCCGGGCGACGCAGGAAATGAGTGTCAGCGTGCCGCCCCGGGACTACGAACTGCTCGCCAAATTGCTCGTCGCATCGGTCGAGCAGGATGCCAGCGGAGCAGTGCGAGCCGCCGTGAACGAGGCCGCCGCCGAAGCCGGCCGGCGCGCGGGCGGCGGAGCAGGCGGCAACGTCGTTGGGGCGCTGCGCAACTGTGGCTACCTGCCGCGCGCGGGCGATGATGGCCGCATCACCCTGCGGAATTGTCCGTTTCACCTGGTCGCCCAGGATCACCGAGAGGTGGTGTGTGGACTGAATCTGCGCCTCGTCGAGGGGGTTATCGCGGGTTGCGGTGACCCCCGCGCGCACGCCGAACTCGAACCGCACCCTGACCGCTGCTGCGTGGTGGTGCACAAGGTGACCCCCCCGCATGCACAACTGTCGCCGCCGCAGACATCGTCGCCGAGTGAAACGCGGTCATCGTGA
- a CDS encoding carboxymuconolactone decarboxylase family protein: protein MRVEWLSETSAAGATSTATARQREVEMAMSESLYQPATRQMSARRKALAPNIHDAFDGFSRAVFAEGALPEKTKQLIAVAVAHVTQCPYCITGHTKLARRKGASPEEIMEAIWVAAEMRAGGAFAHAALAIHAMDQIDTHTHTPGADGAPS from the coding sequence TTGCGGGTAGAGTGGCTCAGTGAGACCAGCGCCGCGGGCGCGACGAGCACCGCCACCGCCCGGCAGCGCGAAGTGGAGATGGCTATGTCCGAGTCCCTGTATCAGCCGGCAACACGACAGATGTCGGCTCGCCGAAAAGCTCTTGCCCCCAACATCCACGACGCCTTCGACGGGTTTTCCCGTGCGGTATTCGCCGAGGGTGCGCTGCCCGAGAAGACCAAACAGCTCATCGCCGTCGCAGTGGCACACGTAACCCAGTGCCCGTACTGCATCACCGGCCACACCAAGCTGGCGCGGCGCAAGGGTGCGAGCCCCGAAGAGATCATGGAGGCCATCTGGGTCGCCGCGGAGATGCGCGCCGGCGGCGCATTTGCGCACGCCGCGTTGGCCATTCACGCGATGGATCAGATCGACACCCACACGCACACCCCGGGTGCGGATGGCGCGCCGTCGTGA
- a CDS encoding hemerythrin domain-containing protein has product MPDGVLSVVLLREHREIDNAIEDFIDKLDCGCVQPEPLHTALEALRRHIYVEEAILFPPIREAGMVMPIFVMMREHGELWRTTDALTDLIADRADNEQLRDTCHRLLRQLEQHNSKEEPIIYPHADTDLPAQVSAELARFIETGRIPNGWVCQQADR; this is encoded by the coding sequence ATGCCCGACGGGGTTCTATCGGTCGTTCTGCTGCGTGAGCATCGCGAAATAGACAATGCAATAGAGGATTTCATCGACAAACTCGATTGTGGCTGCGTGCAGCCCGAACCGTTGCACACGGCGTTGGAGGCGCTGCGCCGACACATCTACGTGGAAGAGGCCATCCTGTTCCCCCCGATCCGCGAAGCCGGCATGGTCATGCCGATCTTCGTGATGATGCGCGAGCACGGCGAACTGTGGCGCACCACAGACGCCCTGACCGATCTGATCGCTGACAGAGCCGACAACGAACAGCTGCGGGATACCTGCCATCGGCTGCTGCGCCAACTCGAGCAGCACAACTCCAAGGAGGAACCCATCATCTATCCGCATGCCGATACCGACCTTCCAGCACAGGTGAGCGCGGAACTGGCCCGGTTCATCGAGACCGGCCGCATCCCGAACGGATGGGTTTGCCAGCAGGCCGACCGGTGA
- a CDS encoding fumarate reductase/succinate dehydrogenase flavoprotein subunit, giving the protein MSSEADLSTGYYTVGDPVVDDKAPLGPIEKRWDTRKFDAQLVSPANRRALSVIIVGTGLAGASAAATLGEAGYRVTSFCYQDSPRRAHSIAAQGGINAAKNYRNDGDSIYRLFYDTVKGGDFRSRESNVYRLAQVSGSIIDQCVAQGVPFAREYGGLLDTRSFGGVQVSRTFYARGQTGQQLLLGAYQALERQVKMGAVDVHARHEILDLVVVDGRARGVIVRDMTTGEIQTHVADAVVLASGGYGNAYFLSTNAMGCNVTATWRAHRRGALFANPCFTQIHPTCIPVSGDHQSKLTLMSESLRNDGRIWVPANSGDDRPPSEIPESDRDYYLERRYPAFGNLVPRDVASRAAKKVCDDGRGVGPGGLGVYLDFADALARLGRPVIEDRYGNLFEMYRQITGEDPFRRPMRIYPAVHYTMGGLWVDYDLQSTIAGLFVIGEANYSDHGANRLGASALMQGLADGYFVLPATLTDYLAAAPFEPIDASHPAAREAADTVRGRIEALLSIRGDRTVHSFHKELGTILWDHCGMERTQTGLVDAIERVRELKAQFWRRVAVTGENAELNQTLERAGRVADFFELAELMCIDALHREESCGCHFRVESQTADGEALRDDDRFAYVAAWEFTGTDHPPVLHREDLEYRSVKMKQRSYK; this is encoded by the coding sequence GTGAGCTCCGAGGCCGACCTGTCCACCGGCTACTACACGGTGGGGGATCCGGTCGTCGATGACAAGGCGCCGCTGGGCCCGATCGAGAAGCGCTGGGACACCCGCAAGTTCGACGCCCAGTTGGTCAGTCCGGCGAATCGGCGCGCTCTGTCGGTGATCATCGTCGGCACGGGCCTGGCCGGGGCGTCGGCCGCCGCGACGCTCGGCGAGGCGGGCTATCGGGTCACCAGCTTTTGTTATCAAGACAGTCCTCGCCGCGCGCACAGCATCGCCGCGCAGGGCGGGATCAACGCGGCGAAGAACTACCGCAACGACGGTGACAGCATTTACCGGCTGTTCTACGACACCGTCAAGGGCGGCGACTTCCGTTCACGCGAATCCAACGTCTACCGTCTCGCGCAGGTCAGCGGTTCGATCATTGACCAATGTGTCGCCCAGGGCGTGCCATTCGCCCGCGAATACGGCGGTCTGCTGGACACTCGCTCGTTCGGCGGCGTGCAAGTCTCGCGCACCTTCTACGCTCGCGGTCAGACCGGCCAGCAGTTGCTGCTCGGCGCTTACCAGGCCCTTGAGCGCCAGGTCAAGATGGGCGCGGTGGACGTGCATGCGCGTCACGAAATACTCGACCTGGTCGTCGTCGACGGCAGGGCACGGGGGGTGATCGTGCGCGACATGACGACCGGCGAGATCCAAACGCACGTCGCCGACGCCGTCGTGCTCGCGTCCGGCGGTTACGGCAACGCGTACTTCCTGTCCACCAACGCGATGGGTTGCAACGTCACCGCCACCTGGCGCGCGCACCGCAGGGGCGCGCTGTTTGCCAACCCCTGCTTCACCCAGATCCACCCGACCTGCATCCCGGTCAGCGGCGACCACCAGTCCAAGCTGACGCTGATGAGCGAGTCGCTACGCAACGACGGGCGGATCTGGGTACCCGCCAACAGCGGCGACGACCGCCCCCCCAGCGAGATTCCCGAGTCCGACCGCGACTACTACCTCGAGCGCCGATACCCGGCGTTCGGCAACCTGGTCCCGCGCGATGTCGCCTCCCGCGCAGCCAAAAAAGTGTGTGACGACGGGCGCGGTGTCGGTCCCGGCGGCCTCGGTGTTTACCTCGACTTCGCCGACGCCTTGGCGCGCCTGGGCCGCCCGGTGATCGAGGACCGCTACGGCAACCTTTTCGAGATGTACCGGCAGATCACGGGAGAGGATCCGTTCCGCAGGCCGATGCGAATCTACCCGGCGGTGCACTACACGATGGGCGGGCTATGGGTCGACTACGACTTACAGAGCACCATTGCGGGCCTGTTCGTGATCGGCGAGGCCAACTACTCCGACCACGGTGCCAACCGGCTGGGCGCCAGCGCGCTGATGCAGGGCCTCGCCGATGGCTACTTCGTGCTGCCCGCCACCCTCACCGACTATCTGGCAGCGGCGCCGTTCGAGCCGATCGACGCCTCGCACCCCGCCGCGCGCGAGGCCGCCGACACGGTCCGCGGGCGCATCGAGGCCCTGCTGTCCATCCGCGGCGACCGCACGGTCCACTCCTTCCATAAAGAACTTGGCACCATCCTCTGGGACCACTGCGGCATGGAACGCACACAAACGGGCTTGGTCGACGCCATCGAGCGGGTGCGAGAGCTCAAGGCACAGTTCTGGCGCCGCGTCGCGGTCACCGGTGAGAACGCGGAGCTGAACCAGACCCTGGAGCGGGCGGGCCGAGTAGCGGATTTCTTCGAACTGGCGGAGCTGATGTGCATCGACGCCCTGCACCGCGAAGAGTCGTGTGGGTGTCACTTCCGGGTCGAAAGCCAAACCGCCGACGGCGAGGCGCTGCGCGACGACGACCGGTTCGCCTACGTCGCCGCCTGGGAATTCACTGGCACGGACCACCCCCCGGTGCTGCACCGGGAAGACCTCGAATATCGCAGCGTCAAGATGAAACAGCGGAGCTACAAATGA
- a CDS encoding DoxX family protein codes for MTAAALPASAAHTPSEVLQRARSDPAYAAFLLLRIGFAVLPIVFGLDKFTSVLTNWEGYLAPWIVDLSPISAHQTMLVVGVIEIVAGLAVAIKPRYAAYIVAAWLVGIIVNLLSYPGFYDVALRDFGLLLAALTLARLAFVYDPAWRRRTKSGTDSPVT; via the coding sequence ATGACCGCCGCAGCGCTACCCGCCTCAGCCGCCCACACCCCCTCCGAGGTGCTGCAGCGTGCCCGCTCCGATCCGGCCTACGCGGCGTTTCTGCTGCTGCGGATCGGATTCGCGGTGCTGCCGATCGTGTTCGGCCTCGACAAGTTCACCAGCGTGCTCACCAACTGGGAGGGCTACCTGGCCCCGTGGATCGTGGACTTGAGCCCGATCAGCGCACACCAGACGATGCTGGTGGTTGGGGTGATCGAGATCGTCGCCGGCCTCGCCGTCGCGATCAAGCCGCGATACGCCGCCTACATCGTCGCCGCTTGGCTGGTCGGCATCATCGTCAACCTGCTGAGCTACCCCGGCTTCTACGACGTCGCGCTGCGCGACTTCGGGCTGCTGCTGGCCGCGCTCACCCTCGCCCGGTTGGCCTTTGTGTACGACCCGGCCTGGCGCCGGCGGACCAAGTCCGGCACTGATTCCCCTGTCACGTAG
- a CDS encoding OsmC family peroxiredoxin translates to MSIADRTMQTTWEGPLASGEGTLSEGSSAALDGLQVTWASRTEQPGGKTSPEELAAAAHSSCFAMALALKLGENNTPPQRLDVQSTVTLDAVDGVPTITTSRLKVRALVAGLDADAFAAVVDEAAALCPVSRLFAGAKISVDAELD, encoded by the coding sequence ATGAGCATCGCGGATCGCACCATGCAGACCACCTGGGAGGGTCCCTTAGCGTCTGGCGAAGGCACGCTGTCAGAAGGCAGTAGCGCAGCGTTGGACGGCCTGCAGGTGACCTGGGCCTCCCGAACTGAGCAGCCGGGCGGCAAGACCAGTCCGGAGGAGCTGGCGGCGGCAGCACATTCCTCGTGTTTCGCGATGGCGCTGGCATTGAAGTTGGGCGAGAACAACACACCGCCACAACGGCTGGATGTGCAGTCCACCGTGACCCTGGACGCAGTCGACGGAGTCCCGACGATCACCACGTCCCGGCTGAAGGTCAGGGCACTGGTGGCCGGGTTGGATGCCGACGCCTTCGCCGCCGTAGTCGATGAGGCAGCAGCGTTGTGTCCAGTGTCGCGATTGTTCGCCGGGGCCAAGATCAGCGTCGACGCCGAGCTCGACTAG
- a CDS encoding succinate dehydrogenase cytochrome b subunit: protein MPEVTVQPLTPAQRRGSALRSTVVLKAAMAISGLVMVLFLVVHMYGNLKAFSGRAAFDDYAQHLRTLGEPFLPHAGALWIVRVVLVVSVVIHIGAALILWRRARSATAGCGGWRYESTRARGGVQRSYASFTMRWGGVTVAAFIVYHLLHLSMDTIHPGGASPSPYVRLVNGFQIWWVVVSYTVALIAVGFHLRHGVWSAFATLGANTSVRRRRHLNVAAVVVAVVITAGFLIVPYSVLFGWVGQ, encoded by the coding sequence ATGCCGGAGGTGACGGTCCAGCCTCTGACCCCGGCTCAGCGCCGCGGATCCGCGTTGCGGTCGACGGTGGTGCTCAAGGCGGCGATGGCGATCTCGGGCCTGGTCATGGTGCTGTTCTTGGTGGTGCATATGTACGGCAACCTCAAGGCGTTCTCCGGGCGGGCAGCGTTCGATGACTACGCGCAGCATCTCCGCACGCTCGGTGAGCCGTTTCTGCCCCACGCCGGTGCACTTTGGATCGTGCGGGTGGTGCTAGTGGTCAGCGTGGTGATCCACATAGGTGCGGCGCTGATCCTGTGGAGACGTGCTCGCTCGGCAACCGCGGGGTGCGGCGGCTGGCGCTATGAGAGCACCCGGGCGCGCGGCGGTGTCCAACGCAGCTACGCATCGTTCACGATGCGCTGGGGCGGGGTGACGGTGGCAGCGTTCATCGTCTATCACCTGCTGCACCTGAGCATGGACACCATTCACCCGGGCGGAGCGTCGCCGAGCCCGTACGTGCGGCTAGTGAACGGATTTCAGATCTGGTGGGTGGTCGTGAGCTACACCGTTGCGCTCATCGCGGTGGGATTCCATCTGCGGCATGGGGTTTGGAGTGCGTTCGCGACGTTGGGCGCGAACACCAGCGTTCGGCGGCGTCGTCATCTCAACGTGGCCGCGGTCGTGGTCGCGGTGGTGATCACGGCCGGCTTCCTGATTGTCCCGTACTCGGTGCTGTTCGGCTGGGTCGGCCAGTGA
- a CDS encoding aconitate hydratase — MSLNSFGARDRLVVDGESYDIFRLDRVQTSHRLPYSLRVLLENLVRNEDGRLVTGEQARALAAWDPAQQSHTEIQFTPARVLMQDFTGVPCVVDLVAMRDAMTALGGDAARINPLIPTELVIDHSVIADVFARPDASRVNAGLEFVRNRERYQLLRWAQQAFDDFLVVPPDTGICHQVNLEYLARVVFTRAGPDGPQAYPDTLVGTDSHTPMVNGLGVLGWGVGGIEAEAAMLGQPMSMLIPQVLGLKLTGELREGTTATDLVLTVAELLRQTGVVGKFVDFYGPGVANVPLANRATLGNMSPEYGSTCAIFPIDAETLTYLRLTGRPEPQIRLVEAYAKEQGLWHDPDDEPVYSQTVELDLAGVEPSIAGPKRPQDRIPLSMASHAVASRLAGGPRAVVQAGGLDEALSESFPASDPVAIDHDRVDDVPFAPCGYGPSHELPSEPVSVTLADGTRAAIGHGHVVIAAITSCTNTSNPSVMIGAGLLAKKAVERGLSRKPWVKTTLAPGSRVVTDYYDRAGLTPYLEQLGFSLVGYGCTTCIGNSGPLIPQVSGAVTEHDLTVASVLSGNRNFEGRIHPECKMNFLTSPPLVIAYALTGTMLADLLNDPLGTDPAGQPVYLRDIWPSTQEVKEVIDECVQAEMFTRGYADVLVGDDQWRGLDIATGQIFDWDDASTYVRHPPYFDGMSREPEPVRDIAGARALAVLGDSVTTDHISPAGAIKPDGPAGNYLTEHGVARADFNSYGSRRGNHEVMIRGTFANIRLRNLLAPGTEGGVTRHLPDGEQMSIFAASTTYAADGVPLIILAGAEYGSGSSRDWAAKGTLLLGVRAVLAISFERIHRSNLIGMGVLPLQFPAGASRESLGLTGEEVYSITGLAGTDPAAPFPSEVAVRAERDGRNTEFVATVRIDTPAEAAYYRHGGILQYVLRQLLPA, encoded by the coding sequence GTGAGCCTGAACAGTTTCGGTGCCCGTGATCGGCTTGTCGTCGACGGCGAAAGCTATGACATCTTCCGTTTGGACCGGGTGCAGACCTCCCACCGGCTGCCTTACAGCCTGCGGGTGCTGCTGGAGAATTTGGTGCGCAACGAGGATGGCCGCCTGGTCACCGGGGAGCAGGCGCGGGCCTTGGCCGCGTGGGATCCCGCGCAGCAGAGCCACACCGAGATCCAGTTCACCCCTGCGAGGGTGTTAATGCAGGATTTCACCGGCGTCCCGTGTGTGGTCGACCTGGTCGCGATGCGTGATGCGATGACCGCGCTGGGCGGGGACGCGGCGAGAATCAACCCGCTGATCCCCACCGAGCTGGTGATCGATCACTCGGTGATCGCCGACGTGTTCGCCCGCCCCGACGCGTCCAGGGTCAACGCCGGCCTGGAGTTCGTCCGCAACCGGGAGCGCTACCAGTTGCTGCGGTGGGCGCAGCAGGCGTTCGACGATTTCCTGGTTGTCCCGCCCGACACCGGCATTTGTCATCAGGTCAATCTGGAGTATCTGGCCCGGGTGGTGTTCACCCGGGCCGGCCCGGACGGCCCGCAGGCCTATCCGGACACCCTGGTCGGCACTGACTCGCACACCCCGATGGTCAACGGGCTCGGCGTGCTCGGTTGGGGGGTCGGCGGCATCGAGGCGGAGGCGGCCATGCTCGGGCAGCCGATGAGCATGCTGATCCCGCAGGTGCTCGGTCTCAAGCTAACCGGGGAGCTGCGCGAGGGCACGACCGCGACCGATCTGGTGCTCACGGTCGCCGAACTGCTGCGCCAGACGGGGGTGGTGGGCAAGTTCGTTGACTTCTACGGCCCCGGCGTGGCGAACGTGCCGCTGGCGAACCGGGCGACCCTCGGCAACATGAGTCCCGAATACGGTTCGACCTGTGCGATCTTCCCGATCGACGCGGAGACACTGACCTATCTGCGGCTGACCGGACGCCCCGAACCCCAGATACGGCTGGTCGAGGCGTACGCCAAGGAGCAGGGCCTGTGGCATGACCCTGATGACGAGCCGGTCTACAGCCAAACCGTCGAACTGGATCTGGCTGGTGTGGAACCCTCGATCGCCGGGCCGAAGCGACCCCAGGACCGCATCCCGTTGTCGATGGCCTCGCATGCGGTCGCTTCGCGGCTTGCCGGTGGTCCTCGGGCTGTCGTGCAGGCGGGCGGGCTCGATGAGGCGTTGAGCGAATCATTCCCGGCAAGCGACCCGGTCGCCATCGATCACGACCGCGTCGACGACGTCCCGTTCGCGCCGTGCGGTTACGGCCCGTCCCATGAGTTGCCGTCGGAGCCGGTGTCGGTGACCCTCGCCGACGGCACCCGCGCGGCAATTGGTCACGGACACGTGGTGATCGCCGCGATCACCTCGTGCACCAACACCTCCAACCCGTCGGTCATGATCGGCGCGGGCCTGCTGGCCAAGAAGGCCGTCGAGCGTGGCCTGTCCCGTAAACCCTGGGTGAAAACGACACTCGCGCCGGGCTCGCGTGTCGTGACCGACTACTACGACCGGGCCGGGTTGACTCCCTACCTAGAGCAGCTCGGGTTTTCTCTGGTCGGCTACGGATGCACCACCTGTATCGGCAACTCTGGACCGCTGATCCCGCAGGTCAGCGGGGCCGTCACCGAACACGACCTGACGGTGGCCTCGGTGTTGTCGGGCAACCGCAACTTCGAGGGCCGCATCCATCCCGAGTGCAAAATGAATTTCCTGACGTCCCCGCCACTGGTGATCGCCTACGCCCTGACCGGCACCATGCTTGCCGACCTGCTCAACGATCCCCTCGGCACCGACCCGGCCGGACAGCCGGTGTACCTGCGCGACATCTGGCCCAGCACCCAGGAGGTCAAGGAGGTTATCGACGAGTGCGTGCAAGCGGAGATGTTCACCCGCGGCTACGCCGACGTGCTCGTCGGTGACGACCAGTGGCGGGGCCTCGACATCGCGACCGGGCAGATCTTCGACTGGGACGACGCCTCCACCTACGTCCGCCACCCGCCGTACTTCGACGGAATGAGCCGGGAACCGGAGCCGGTCCGCGACATCGCCGGAGCCAGAGCGCTTGCCGTGCTGGGTGATTCGGTGACCACCGACCACATTTCGCCCGCCGGTGCGATCAAGCCCGATGGTCCTGCCGGGAACTACTTGACCGAGCACGGGGTAGCGCGGGCTGATTTCAACTCCTACGGCTCCCGCCGCGGCAACCACGAGGTCATGATTCGGGGCACGTTTGCGAATATCCGGCTGCGCAACCTGCTGGCTCCCGGCACCGAGGGCGGCGTCACCCGGCACCTGCCCGACGGTGAGCAGATGAGTATCTTCGCCGCGTCCACCACGTATGCCGCCGACGGGGTGCCGCTGATCATCCTGGCCGGCGCTGAGTACGGCTCGGGATCGTCGCGGGACTGGGCGGCCAAGGGCACCCTGCTGCTCGGGGTGCGCGCGGTCCTGGCCATCTCGTTCGAACGGATCCACCGCTCGAACCTGATCGGCATGGGCGTGCTGCCCCTGCAGTTCCCGGCCGGCGCGTCGAGAGAAAGCCTGGGACTGACGGGTGAGGAGGTGTATTCGATCACCGGACTGGCCGGCACCGACCCCGCCGCACCGTTCCCGAGCGAAGTCGCCGTTCGCGCCGAACGGGACGGGCGCAATACGGAATTCGTCGCCACCGTGCGCATCGACACGCCCGCCGAGGCCGCCTATTACCGGCACGGAGGCATCCTGCAATACGTCCTGCGGCAACTACTCCCAGCCTGA
- a CDS encoding succinate dehydrogenase/fumarate reductase iron-sulfur subunit produces MNLTLRIWRQKAPGEAGAMVGYGVRDISPDMSFLEVLDVLNEHLTRAGEDPVAFDSDCREGICGACGLVINGVAHGPQELITTCELYMRSFADGDVIDVEPWRAAPFPVIKDLIVDRSGFDRIIAAGGYITAPTGAAPDAQAVPVPKTRAEAAFDAATCIGCGACVAACPNGSAALFLGAKITHLGDLPQGQAERRNRALAMIDQHDAEGFGGCTQIGECTAVCPKGIQLDVISRYHRDVLGALIRRED; encoded by the coding sequence ATGAACCTCACCCTGCGGATCTGGCGCCAGAAGGCCCCGGGTGAGGCGGGCGCGATGGTTGGCTACGGGGTGCGGGACATCTCGCCGGACATGTCGTTTCTCGAAGTGCTCGATGTCCTCAACGAACACCTCACCCGCGCAGGCGAGGATCCGGTCGCGTTCGACAGCGACTGCCGCGAAGGCATCTGCGGCGCGTGCGGGCTAGTCATAAATGGCGTTGCGCATGGGCCACAAGAATTGATCACAACCTGCGAACTGTACATGCGCAGTTTCGCCGACGGGGACGTCATCGACGTCGAACCCTGGCGCGCCGCACCGTTCCCGGTCATCAAGGACCTGATCGTCGACCGCAGCGGATTCGACCGGATCATCGCCGCCGGCGGGTACATCACCGCGCCAACGGGCGCTGCCCCCGACGCGCAGGCCGTGCCGGTGCCCAAGACGCGTGCCGAAGCCGCGTTCGACGCGGCGACCTGCATCGGTTGCGGAGCCTGCGTTGCGGCGTGCCCGAACGGCTCGGCAGCGCTGTTCCTAGGCGCGAAGATCACTCACCTCGGCGACCTACCTCAAGGTCAGGCTGAGCGTCGCAACCGCGCGCTCGCCATGATCGACCAGCACGACGCCGAAGGGTTCGGCGGCTGCACTCAGATTGGCGAATGTACTGCGGTGTGCCCCAAGGGCATCCAACTCGACGTGATCTCTCGCTACCACCGCGACGTCCTCGGCGCACTGATCCGTCGCGAGGACTGA
- a CDS encoding nitroreductase family deazaflavin-dependent oxidoreductase — protein sequence MAPKRPPVVISVLAPRLLKTMSKFNVAIYRATNGRVGGHELGLPLCLLTTTGRKSGLSRTSPLIFVADGARVVLVASQGGLPTHPMWFLNLRANPEVHVQIRAQTHTMRARVADDAERAQLWPRLIAHNPRWARYQSWTDRVIPVVVCEPA from the coding sequence ATGGCACCCAAGAGGCCGCCGGTTGTTATCTCGGTTCTGGCTCCCCGTCTCTTGAAAACGATGTCCAAATTTAATGTGGCAATCTATCGCGCCACCAACGGGCGCGTCGGCGGCCACGAGTTGGGGCTCCCGCTGTGTCTGTTGACCACGACTGGCCGCAAGAGCGGGTTATCCCGAACGAGTCCACTGATATTCGTGGCCGATGGTGCACGTGTGGTCCTGGTGGCATCGCAGGGCGGTCTGCCCACACACCCAATGTGGTTTCTAAATCTGCGCGCGAATCCTGAGGTGCACGTGCAGATCCGAGCCCAGACCCACACCATGCGTGCCCGCGTCGCCGACGACGCGGAACGGGCGCAGCTCTGGCCGCGACTCATCGCACACAACCCGCGGTGGGCGCGATACCAATCGTGGACTGACCGCGTGATTCCGGTGGTGGTCTGCGAGCCGGCCTAG